A window of the Kosakonia radicincitans DSM 16656 genome harbors these coding sequences:
- a CDS encoding MipA/OmpV family protein encodes MISIKTALYRSSPLLAAFAFSAHADDDTAAQNAFTLGIGGQYAPRYSGSDKQRLQMVPVIQARWNALFFDSQKGLGYDLQADNGLYFEHTLGYGLGRADSNSGWRDGANNLKGMGNIDATLNTAMAVGWSITPWLNIEGKATLPLTDGQGVQYQTSLALIPLQTASDTLAFQSAALFGDSRYMNTFYGVSREQSLRSGYARYTTAAGFYGVNSDLTWNHQFDEHWGAMISVGYSWLSDHAADSPLVQRRNEGTGVLAILYTF; translated from the coding sequence ATGATATCGATAAAAACCGCCTTGTACAGGAGCAGCCCATTACTGGCCGCCTTCGCATTTTCAGCCCATGCTGATGACGATACTGCCGCGCAAAATGCGTTCACCCTGGGCATCGGTGGGCAATATGCCCCTCGCTACAGTGGCTCAGACAAACAACGCCTGCAAATGGTTCCGGTGATACAGGCACGCTGGAATGCGCTCTTTTTTGATTCGCAAAAGGGGCTGGGTTACGACTTACAGGCCGATAACGGTCTCTATTTCGAACATACGCTCGGTTATGGTCTGGGTCGTGCTGATAGCAACTCCGGCTGGCGCGATGGCGCAAACAATTTAAAAGGGATGGGCAACATTGATGCCACCCTCAATACGGCCATGGCTGTCGGCTGGAGCATTACCCCGTGGCTTAACATTGAAGGCAAAGCCACCCTTCCCCTGACCGACGGCCAGGGCGTGCAATACCAGACATCGCTGGCGTTAATCCCGCTGCAAACCGCCAGCGATACGTTGGCTTTTCAGTCTGCCGCGCTGTTTGGCGATAGCCGATATATGAACACTTTTTATGGCGTCAGCAGAGAGCAAAGTCTGCGTAGTGGATACGCTCGCTATACAACGGCGGCGGGGTTCTATGGGGTGAACAGTGACCTGACGTGGAATCATCAATTTGATGAACACTGGGGAGCAATGATCAGTGTCGGTTATAGTTGGTTAAGCGACCATGCCGCAGACAGCCCGCTGGTGCAGCGCCGTAATGAAGGTACTGGCGTGTTGGCCATTCTTTATACCTTCTAG
- a CDS encoding lipocalin family protein, translating into MKFWPVLTGVAVALTLVACKSPTPPKGVQPVTGFDASRYLGKWYEIARLENRFERGLEQVTATYGQRRDGAISVLNRGYDPQKQKWRESEGKALFTGSPTTAALKVSFFGPFYGGYNVIALDDDYHYALVSGPNRDYLWILSRTPTIPDAVKQHYLAVAQRLGFQVNKLHWVVQSD; encoded by the coding sequence ATGAAATTCTGGCCTGTTTTGACCGGCGTAGCGGTTGCACTGACGCTGGTGGCTTGCAAGTCGCCCACTCCGCCGAAAGGCGTACAGCCCGTCACCGGCTTTGATGCCAGCCGCTATCTTGGCAAATGGTATGAAATCGCACGGCTGGAAAACCGCTTTGAACGCGGCCTGGAGCAGGTTACCGCGACCTATGGCCAGCGCCGCGACGGGGCAATCAGCGTGCTGAACCGGGGTTACGATCCGCAAAAGCAAAAGTGGCGTGAGAGTGAAGGCAAAGCCTTGTTTACCGGGTCGCCGACGACCGCCGCGCTGAAGGTCTCGTTCTTTGGCCCGTTCTATGGCGGCTATAACGTTATTGCTCTCGATGACGACTATCACTACGCGTTGGTGAGTGGGCCAAACCGCGATTACCTGTGGATCCTCTCACGCACGCCGACCATTCCGGATGCCGTGAAGCAACATTATCTCGCGGTTGCGCAGCGTCTGGGTTTCCAGGTCAATAAACTCCATTGGGTTGTGCAAAGCGACTAG
- a CDS encoding response regulator, with the protein MLSRKILVIEDDVDAANVLEAYLRRENYDVSLTVDGLSGLELAQRWKPDLILLDVMLPGMNGTEVLAALRRKSDVPVIMVTAMGDAPDRIGALRYGADDYVVKPYHPGEVVARVQAVLRRAGRTETREEILRWHHLEVNTTAITAAVIQPDNSERFLELTPAEFSILTTLLRHPTRPFSRQFLLEQCLPESEALERVVDTHVYNLRKKLESAGVTGVLANVRGVGYRFRQP; encoded by the coding sequence ATGCTGTCCCGGAAAATTCTTGTGATCGAAGACGATGTCGATGCGGCAAACGTGCTGGAAGCCTACCTGCGTCGTGAAAATTACGATGTATCGTTGACCGTCGATGGCCTTAGCGGGCTTGAGCTGGCGCAACGCTGGAAGCCCGATCTTATCCTGCTGGATGTGATGTTGCCGGGAATGAATGGTACAGAAGTGCTGGCGGCTCTGCGTCGCAAAAGCGATGTGCCGGTGATTATGGTGACGGCGATGGGAGATGCGCCCGATCGTATCGGAGCATTACGTTACGGCGCGGATGATTACGTCGTGAAACCCTACCATCCCGGCGAAGTAGTGGCACGCGTTCAGGCGGTGCTGCGACGCGCTGGCCGCACAGAAACGCGAGAAGAGATCCTGCGCTGGCATCATCTGGAAGTGAACACTACCGCCATTACGGCGGCGGTCATCCAGCCGGATAACAGCGAGCGTTTTCTCGAACTGACGCCAGCCGAGTTTTCGATTTTAACCACTTTGCTGCGCCATCCGACGCGACCTTTCTCACGCCAGTTCCTGCTTGAGCAGTGCCTGCCGGAAAGCGAGGCGCTGGAAAGGGTCGTCGATACCCACGTTTATAATTTACGCAAAAAACTTGAAAGTGCGGGCGTAACGGGCGTTTTAGCCAATGTGCGCGGGGTCGGCTACAGGTTCCGGCAGCCATGA